GCGGGGCGGGGGTCGGGCCGCTCACGCTGAACGTGCCGGCCGGGGAGTTCCTGTGCGTGGTGGGGCCGTCCGGCAGCGGCAAGAGCACCCTGCTGAGCCTGCTGGCCGGGTTCCTGCGCCCCCAGGCGGGGCAGATCACGCTGGGCGGCGAACCTGTGCGCGGCCCGCACCCGCGCCTGACGCTGGTGCAGCAGGAGGCGGCGCTGTTCCCGTGGCTGACGGTCGCGGGGAACGTGGGCTTCGGCCTGCGCGGCCTGAACCGCGCGGACCGGCAGGCGCGCGTGACCGACGCGCTGCGGCAGGTGGGTCTGGCGGGCTTCGAGACGCGCCGCCCGCACGAACTGAGCGGCGGGCAGCGCCAGCGGGTCGCCCTGGCCCGCGCGCTGGCCATCCAGCCGGGCCTGCTGCTGCTCGACGAGCCGTTCAGCGCGCTCGATCACGCCACCCGCACCTCCCTGGCGGACGAGCTGCTGGCCCTGTGGTGGCAGCACAAGGTGACGGTCGTGTTCGTCACGCACCAGCTGGAAGAAGCCCTGCACCTGGGTCAGCGGGTCGTGGCGCTGCGCGGCGGTCAGGTGGCCCTGGACGCCCCTGCCAAGAACGTCAGCCTGGAAGACCTGCGCCGCACACTGGGAGACGAGGCGCCGTAACCCTCGACGAGCGGGAAACGGGGAGTGGGAACCGCCGGTCGGCTGGCTCCCCCTCCCCGTTTCCCGCGGCGCTGTTCAGTGGGCGGCGGCCACCTCCCTGCCGCGCTGTTCGGTGGCGAGGCGGTCCCAGTTGATGCGGCGGCGTCTCCATTCGAAGATCAGGACCTTCACGACTTCCTCGGCGCCGCGGGCGAGGAACACGCCCCAGACGCCCAGCGGGGAGTACAGGCCCAGGCCGATGGCGAGGGGCAGTCCGACGACGAACGCGCCGATCACGTCGCCGATGATGACGCCCTTGCCGTCGGC
The DNA window shown above is from Deinococcus depolymerans and carries:
- a CDS encoding ABC transporter ATP-binding protein, which codes for MTTTMNGATSLGSRSVQGGAPLSLDGVTYRYQNRAAGGAGVGPLTLNVPAGEFLCVVGPSGSGKSTLLSLLAGFLRPQAGQITLGGEPVRGPHPRLTLVQQEAALFPWLTVAGNVGFGLRGLNRADRQARVTDALRQVGLAGFETRRPHELSGGQRQRVALARALAIQPGLLLLDEPFSALDHATRTSLADELLALWWQHKVTVVFVTHQLEEALHLGQRVVALRGGQVALDAPAKNVSLEDLRRTLGDEAP